The following coding sequences lie in one Chiloscyllium plagiosum isolate BGI_BamShark_2017 unplaced genomic scaffold, ASM401019v2 scaf_14973, whole genome shotgun sequence genomic window:
- the LOC122546155 gene encoding ubiquitin carboxyl-terminal hydrolase CYLD-like, which produces MNLRMELTAGGSCAGFTSEEKDPEEFLNVIMQHVLGLEPLLKLRSAGHKEQECYCHQIFIDQDDDLTVPTVQQLVEHSFHSNQLKLAE; this is translated from the exons ATGAACCTGAGGATGGAGCTGACAGCAGGTGGTTCCTGTGCAGGGTTCACCAGTGAGGAGAAAG ACCCGGAGGAATTCCTCAATGTCATCATGCAGCACGTGCTTGGCCTGGAGCCATTACTCAAACTCAG GTCAGCAGGccacaaggagcaggagtgttaCTGCCATCAGATCTTCATCGACCAGGATGATGACCTGACCGTTCCCACAGTACAGCAACTGGTGGAGCATTCCTTCCACAGTAACCAGCTCAAACTGGCtgag